The genomic DNA ACCAACAAATTCCAAGATCGCACGAGTACCGGCATCGCCTAGACGCGGAGTCGCCAGACGCATGATGCGCGTGTATCCGCCTGGACGATCGCGGAAGCGGTCAGCCATTTCGTCGAATACGATCCGCATCGCTTGCTTGTCGCCGAGCAATTGCAAAACGCGACGTCGAGCGGCGATGGCTGGAGCACGAGCGTCGCTCCACTTCCGCCAGTTTTCACTCTTACGCCAAGTCTTCCAAGCTTCGGATCCGCGTTCGGCGTCGGTCGCGTACTTCTGCGACTCTTCCTCCGCTGCCAGCGATCGTTTTGCGATCGTGATGCAGCGTTCCACTAGCGGGCGAATTTCCTTGGCCTTTTCCAAAGTAGTGAC from Rosistilla oblonga includes the following:
- a CDS encoding bL17 family ribosomal protein — translated: MRHRRKGRVLGRSPSHRKAMYKNLASSLFLTERDAEFDDNAPKVKGRVVTTLEKAKEIRPLVERCITIAKRSLAAEEESQKYATDAERGSEAWKTWRKSENWRKWSDARAPAIAARRRVLQLLGDKQAMRIVFDEMADRFRDRPGGYTRIMRLATPRLGDAGTRAILEFVGVNDRVSQKAERPSFDDDSDSAADDEVATEEETAAKE